A window from Sinanaerobacter sp. ZZT-01 encodes these proteins:
- the spoIIM gene encoding stage II sporulation protein M, with translation MKKNMYSKLIPLAIERNTTIFSVLFFFLVGISIGTFMELMLSAQDKNELSQYLNANLFAENITSLPQIFINSLGNNLGLLILIALSGITVIGFPVALLSVAYKGVTLGFSSALLLETLSLKGIVLILLTIVPQNIILIPTFLLAAACAINFAGNAISARKTGIKKNLTNNVGSYLVYYILFSIVLLAGCLIESFICPILLQLIG, from the coding sequence ATGAAAAAAAACATGTATAGCAAATTGATTCCTCTTGCTATTGAAAGAAATACGACTATTTTTTCTGTCCTTTTTTTCTTTCTAGTGGGTATTTCTATTGGAACGTTTATGGAACTGATGCTTTCTGCTCAGGATAAAAATGAGCTGTCTCAATATCTAAATGCTAACCTTTTCGCAGAAAATATAACTTCTTTGCCACAGATATTTATAAATTCACTCGGAAACAATCTGGGGCTGTTAATTCTAATTGCACTTTCGGGAATTACTGTCATTGGGTTTCCGGTTGCCTTGCTTTCAGTAGCATACAAAGGCGTCACCCTTGGTTTTTCATCCGCTCTTCTCTTAGAGACCTTGTCTTTAAAAGGTATTGTTTTAATTTTGTTGACCATTGTTCCTCAAAATATCATTTTAATTCCGACTTTTTTATTAGCCGCAGCTTGTGCAATTAATTTTGCAGGAAATGCCATCTCCGCTCGCAAAACCGGAATTAAAAAGAACCTGACAAACAATGTCGGTTCTTATCTTGTATACTATATTCTTTTCTCAATCGTCCTGCTGGCAGGATGTCTGATTGAGTCTTTCATATGCCCAATCTTGCTGCAACTAATAGGATAG